The Acidobacteriota bacterium region TCTGCCGGATCCGCCCGCCAACCAGTCGCGCGTCGCCGCGTCCGGCTCCCTCGAGGATGATCCCGAAATGGTCCTTCTCGAGCCGCGCGACCATGTCGTCCTGCCGCACCATCGCCCTCAGGATCCCGCCGGCCCGCCGCAGCACGTCGCTGCCCGTCGCCTGGCCGACCTTCCCCTCGAGCAGCGAGTAGCCGTCGATGTCGACGATGAGGACGGCGAGCGGCTGGCCGCTCAGCCGGGCCCGCGCGAACGCCTCGCGGAGCCGCTCGTGGAACTTCGTGGCGTCCGGAAGGCGGGTGACGGCGTCCACACCGTCTCCCGGCGGCGCGATCACGGGGCCCGCGATGCGGGCGAGGACCCGCTTGATCTCGACGGCGTACCGCCGCCTGTCCTGCCCGAGCGGGGTGACGAGCGCTTCGACCTCGAACTGGCTGCCGTCCCGCGCGTTCATCGTCAGCCGCGTGGAGAGCGTCCGCTCGGCCCGGGGGAGGCTCCCCTCGAACAGGGGCCGTGCCCGGTACCGCCGGACGCCGGTCTCGTCCGGCTTGTCGTAGAAACCGAGGTCCTTGTGGCGGCCGACGACCTCGAACGTGGACCACCCGGTCAGGCGCTCCATGGCGCGGTCGAACGCCAGGATGTGTCCCCCGGAGTCGACGACGAAGCTTCCCCCGGCAAACGACCCCTGCTGGGGGCCGGCGAACGGGACGGTGGGGCTTCCCGGCCGGAGCGGTATCCCCGAGCGGAGCGATCCGGGGACCGCGGCGCGGCCGCCGACCGCCCCGGCATCCTTGGTGCGCGACATCGAGCCTCCCTCGCCGCGCGCCTTTCCGCGCGGCTCCCTCCCGGCGCGCGGGCCGGGCCGGTGGCGCCCGGAGGACCCCGGACACCACCCCCGGCCAATATGGGTCCGCGAGCGCCCGCGGGCGACCGCGGGCCCCCGCCGGGTTCCGCGGCGAGCGGCCACGTGGGGAGAGGCCGAGGGCGGCGGGACGGCCGCCCCGCCGTCGCGGCAGCGGCTTCGGCGGCCGGACCCCGGGACCGGACCGGGCCGCCGAGGCCGCGGCTTCCCGCGGGGTCGGGTGCCGGCGCGCACCCCCCGCGGAAGCACCTCCCGTTTCGGGCCGGCGCGGTCTACCGCGGCGGAAATCGCGACCGAAGAGCCGGCGGGCCGGTGGGACGGGCGATGCGAGGCGCGGCCGAGCCCGCACCCCGGGCGGGCTCAGGGGGAGCGGACCTGCTCGCGCAGAGCCTCGATCTGCTCGCGGCTCGCCGGGCGCCAAAGGCCGCGCGCGCGCTTCCGCTCGATCGCCTCCGGCGGGTAGCGCACGGAGGTCACCAGGCGCCCTTCCTCGTTGAACACGTGGGCGCGCCCCCGCTCGCCGAGGACGATCAGCGTGCCCCGCCGCGCGTCGAAGAGGATGTCGTCCGGGGCGGCCCGCGCCAGGTCGGCGCAGGCGAGCCGCGTCGGGCGCTCGCCGGAGCCGTGCCGTTCCTCGGCGTGCGCGGTGCGGCGGCCCCGTGCCCGCTCGCCGCGTTCGAGCCTCCGGGCGAGCGCGGTGAGCAGTCCCCCGATCCGCTTCCGGAAGAGCTCGCCGTCGGGTTCCGCCCCGCGCACCCCGTCGAGCACCCCTTGAGCCCAGCGCAACGGACCGCTCCACGGAAAACTGTCGAGCCGGTCGCCGAGGCGGTCCAGCGGCTCGCCGTCGGGGCCGGTCCCGATGGCGTTGAGCGCGTAGCGGCGACGCCGGCCGGCGCGCGTCGAGACGAGCTGCAGGGTGACGGCGATCGGCTGCCGCACGCCGGCCGCATCCGACACGCGGAACCACCCGGCGACCACCTGCCCGTGGATCCGGTAGCCGTTGGCCCGGTCGCGGAAGCTCGGCAGAAGGTCCCAGGTGAGCTCCGCCTCGCCCACGACCTCGGCCACGAGGCCCCGCCCGCCCGCGTACAGGCGTTCCACCCTCGGGTCGTGCCGCTCCAGCAGGAACTGGCCGAGGTCGACGAAGCGCGGCATCCCCGTCGGTCCGAATC contains the following coding sequences:
- a CDS encoding diguanylate cyclase yields the protein MSRTKDAGAVGGRAAVPGSLRSGIPLRPGSPTVPFAGPQQGSFAGGSFVVDSGGHILAFDRAMERLTGWSTFEVVGRHKDLGFYDKPDETGVRRYRARPLFEGSLPRAERTLSTRLTMNARDGSQFEVEALVTPLGQDRRRYAVEIKRVLARIAGPVIAPPGDGVDAVTRLPDATKFHERLREAFARARLSGQPLAVLIVDIDGYSLLEGKVGQATGSDVLRRAGGILRAMVRQDDMVARLEKDHFGIILEGAGRGDARLVGGRIRQTVERFSFARGDGDELRVTVSIGAACFPADGETAAELFRRAQEALREAKRLGRNRVWCYVRRPRVPLATPVYFDGPAAQVLGMSRDLSNSGLFVETKDLLPVGLRLGLSFHLPGEAEPVRCVGRVARTAPDDPTGRPGGLGIEFERYAGDGRRRIEAFIHRSLS